In one Penaeus chinensis breed Huanghai No. 1 chromosome 33, ASM1920278v2, whole genome shotgun sequence genomic region, the following are encoded:
- the LOC125043284 gene encoding uncharacterized protein LOC125043284, which yields MYINIARTSSVRHLALSAPEIVLEWTKAITFIITVMFMLLVFGLERRLKNDTPTTAYLVFTELYRRFDYFESLESFYMPALILFLQLSLSVFKTGLLVFTGNLRLVFLSTFTNIRIKYRELQEGYIATHSELANQDDVCAICLTPMTCAHITPCQHFLPADCLRRCIK from the coding sequence ATGTACATCAACATCGCCCGCACGTCGAGCGTCCGCCACCTGGCCTTGTCCGCCCCCGAGATCGTGCTGGAGTGGACCAAggccatcaccttcatcatcaccgtgATGTTCATGCTCCTCGTCTTCGGCCTGGAAAGGAGGCTCAAGAACGACACCCCGACGACCGCTTACCTGGTCTTCACCGAATTGTACAGGAGGTTCGACTACTTCGAGAGCCTGGAGAGCTTCTACATGCCAGCGCTCATCCTCTTTCTGCAGCTCTCCTTGTCGGTGTTCAAGACGGGGCTCTTAGTGTTCACCGGGAACCTCAGACTCGTTTTCCTGTCGACTTTCACGAATATCAGAATCAAGTATCGAGAACTTCAGGAGGGTTACATCGCCACGCACTCGGAGCTGGCGAACCAAGACGACGTGTGTGCCATCTGCCTGACGCCGATGACCTGCGCGCACATCACGCCCTGCCAACACTTCCTCCCTGCTGACTGCTTGCGGCGATGTATCAAATGA